The nucleotide window GATCCGACGGTAAGAGAGAAATTTAAGGAATTGGGCGGTGCACGAAAGGGCAGGATAATAAATGGAGAGAATAAAGTATGAAATTTGTTGAATGAGTCAACTTTGTTCTTCTCATAATTGCCGAAACGACATGGGTTTATTTAACCGTATttcatatgagaaatgatacttgcagtcgtgagcgtgcagtcaccgtacagtcgttttgaaaaaagtgaataaataagggacccatctgaaaaaaaattaattttttaataatagaccctactctttttcaaagcgactgcacgacgtttgcgcattccacgactgtatgtagcattactcatttcataaaatctttTTCATACAACACGTGGCGTTCTCGTAGGTTGtctttttgtttaaattatatacaatataatcGTGGTTTTGGTAAGCGAAATGAGCCGTAAAGTCAAAACGGTCAAGTAGGGTCCACAAATTCATTTTTGCCACTTGTACTATGGAGGCAACGTGTCGGCTTATGATTCAGTGGACGGTGTCTCGCCACGTGGCTGAAACTTTTTTCTCTAGTTTTGTTAGTTGGTCTAAAAGgtaacttatttaataaaataactaaaaaaactatatttgtaAAAGGGACAATGCAATACATAAATTCGTTACATAAAAGGGATGACGTTGCATGAGTATTTTTTGACTTTGACTGAACCGACCAATTCGGATTTCGGATAatattttagactttttttttttaaattattattaaaacctCCGAAATAGCTGTAATATGACTAGGGACAGTGTTTTTGAGAATATTCCATCATAATTCTTGGAGTTCTTTTTTAATAAGCCTagctttgtatttttttaaaaatatattaatatttcttttattaactttttttttctttgagagtatttttttaaatatttctttcctttttcactcCTTAATTTGAGCCATTAATTTATACCCCAATCATGAAAAAGTCAACATCCAAAGATCAGATATTAACAAATgtttgatgaagaagaggaaagaaatCCCACTAACGGcgtatattttaaatgaaaatatatttattgtggTATGCAAGTATCATCCATTCATTTTAAGAaccacacaaaaaaataaataaatataagatctatataaaaaaattatttttataatggtGAACCCCACATTTTTTTCGAAATAGATGTAAGAGTATTGCATACTTtatgactgtatctaatattacaattaaggaagagaaattttatttatcatctctacaccacacatctgtttttacttttttaatttattttgatgctGTAATAATGTGTCAAtacatttatttgttgtttaaatTTATGTCTAATATGTTTCCCTTCCGAGTGATTGGATGAGAGACAAGTGGCAAAATCAGAACCATTGAAGTTAATAAGGCTGAAGCTATTCTCAAGTGAGGTGTCTGTGCTTGAAGCAGCCGTATTATGGATTTGACGACACTGGATCATTCCACGTGTCAACATCTATTttatcctatatatatgtagctTCTGTGTTGTAAACCTTAGCTTATTCTCATTTTGGGGCATTCGGTTGTTTGGGGCGGCTTcgatatagagagagagaatagagaggggaAATCTAGGGTTTGTAAGGGTTTTCACTTGGAGAAAAAAATCACTGCGATTTTCTGTGGGTGAGTGAGCGTTTTGTATATACATGTGATTCTAAGGCTTCTCTGTAAAGGACACTGATTATCAATAAAACTTTGAGGCCATTCCTACCGTGGATGTAGACCATTaggatcgaaccacgtaaataacTTATGttgattctttctttcttttattctttctttctttaattactGTTTTCATTATTACTCGATTTCTTGATATCTTTGATTCTATTAAAGGAGTTATGGATTTATTGTATTTGTTTGGTTCTGTCCGTGAATATTTGctatcatattttcttttttgagttcTGCATACAAGAACTCTTGAATAGatctttacaaaattataacatatatgtAGTATAAGAATGATGATCAGAACAACCAGTGACAGAAAGTTAGAGGATGGTATTGAAAAGCATGGGCCATGAATGGCTCATGAAATTGCCTCCACGAGGACCTACTACATGGATTGGTGCAACAAATGCTCCTAAAATGTAACGTCTCttgagataataattaaaaaaataaaaagataatcaTACTGTCATAAGTTCATAACTATAGGGCCACGTCTTATTGccaccaaagaaagaaaaatcaggACGTGTAGGTAGAGTAAGATTAGGTAGCAGATGGATTCAGATTCGTGCCATTGGAATGTGTCTTAGGCCCGTTTGATTTTAcagatgatctcatctcatctcatttcaatatctaaatactatttaaatacaaatactttttaattttaaattttcaacatttttatctaataattacataatcattataattttctcaaacttttaaattaaatataaaattcaaaattttcaaatctcaaaacaaaaattatattataacaatatcttaactttagaatatttttatttaattttttttctctcattttccaaaatcccataaaatatcttaacttaaatcatttcactattattattcacaaactatctcactattattcacatatttattatctcatctcatcttatatgtGTAACTAAACGAGGCCTTCATGTGTAAACACCTCAATGTTACACTATCTTAACACATGTTACAGACTACAATATCATATTGTATTTTCTAATAAACACCACAAAAGATGTGGATTTACTTGTCAGAAAAGGAATCATCGTTAACTAGCTTGGAGAAAACAATGTTGTGGCATCTCTTGTAAAAAATCTGGGCAAGAATATTTCATACGATGTCAACAACTTTGATTACTCTGGTATGTGTAGAGATTAAAATGCATTCTATGAGGACCAATCTATAAGGACCAATCAGAAAAATTAACCAATTTGAATCTGATGGCTCACAATGTTGAAAGATTATGATTTATTTGAGCTGAATTGAGTGACCAGTGAATTACACTACGACATTTCGTAGATTTGACTACCAAATAATCACCTACCTTGCATAAGTTTGATCTCAAGAATAGTACTATGGGATGAAAGGTCATAAACGAACTAATTCTTCCTTGACTAATAATAGTAAATTGCACGTCATTGAATGGTGGTCGAAACCATTTAGCATAGAAAAGAAGCCAATTTGGACcgttatttcttaaataataatcACACAAAAGAAATAGCTAAACAACAGCACATGAAGAAACAAATTCTGTTGAGGTGAAGAGAAAGTTATCTTCCCTAGCAATGGTGGAATGCAACAGTCCAGCTGACCAACCAATATTGTTAATAACACGAACGGCAGCACGGGCTGGATCACCAGTCACACGGCTTCCTGCTATCTGTTCATCAAATTCTGGAAGGCTACATGCCtttatctttttccttcttctcctcctcaagCCTTCTAGCTCGTCTTCTTCATCCCATAATGCCTTCAACACTTCTAGAGCTTTAAAGGAAGCGAGGCTTTAGATTGAAGAATTGAGGATAAAGCAGCATGAGTTAGAAGCTGGCACAACAAGCAGACATGGAGATATGattaaaataacaagaacaacaacaatAGGAGTTCAAAAGAGAGATTCAACTCCAAATGTAAATGCTTATACAACAATTCAGACTTCCAAAcaattgatttaatttataaatattttacaactatttttgtATGATGaacactgtttttttttttcttaatttgcaCTTTTGAGACtactttttatgtttattaaacaaattgtaatatattttttgagactactttttatgtttattaaacaaattgtaatatatttttcaagatattatatatgtgtatttgGTCTTTCATTATTGGGTTAAAAAATTCCTACTGTTTGAACAACCAACAACCGTACAAACATATAATCAATCTAACCATTCGAACAGTTACATAGAACATTCGAATGTATTCCATAATCGGCGTTTGAACAACAATCAGACATAATGAACTCTCTTCAAATGTACTAATAAGCGTTTGAATTCCTTTTGATGACGTTACATCTACATTCAAAGATTAtatttaatgttcgaacgtcttcTCCTAGTAACACGTTGGAAGTATAATAATCTGATTGAATAATCAACGTAATGAGTTCGAACATAGTTTTTTGTTTAACCACTAAATTTAATGTTTCAATGTTCTTCTATGTCACTACGTTCGAACAAATTTATTTCGATCAATCACTCATCCCAATGCATTCGAACATacgtttacattcgaacataatgATTTGACCGTTCTACCATAAATCtgggacaaaatttaattttcctaAAAAGCTTTCCGTTCAACTGCTATCAAATGGTTTTGTTCAATTTAGTCTCAAAAAAGCCATTTGCAAACAATGATATTGGGATGAATTTTTCATaccaaaaattattttgggacgaaattgtaattttttgaatgaaaaatttcGCCCCAAAAACCCACATGAAGAAACTGTACGTTGTTGTTACGCAGAAAGCATAGCAGTGACGATTTCGTAAAACTAATATTGGTGGATTTGAGCTTTATTATTAAGTTTTTCTATGGATTATGCTTTCGAGGATCACAAAATGCTATTTTTGAGGACCATATATTATTAAACCCAATATCGCGGCAGGCAATGATGTTAGACTTGCAGTTAGTACTTAAGAATTAActtcctttctttattcttGGGATATTATTCAACCTTGCAAGTGCACCGAATGATGAGTATCCTTCCTTCACTTCGCTGGCAATTGATTTGTTTGATAGGTCTCATGCTCAGAAATTGCCTCAAAATCTTGAAGCGGATGCAAGACACTTTACTGCTTTGGCCGGAGCATTTTTTCTTCCATCATCCAAAAAGTTGCTACGACAAAGAAATCTTGCTAGAGCTGATCATTTATATACTGCAAGCCAGTTGTAAGAGGCTGGAGTGACCCTGTCTCTTTGATTAAAAAGAGGCTGGAGTGAAGTTTAAGGTGAGCTCAAGCCAATGCTTACTTGACCTGAAATTCACCAACATAACGTTGGAAATTCCATGCATAAACTGTATAATCAGACGGAGACGAAGACTGGTTATCAAAATGTCATAGCTTTTGAGCAATGCCATTATCCATGAGTCACATTTTAGAAACAACATTGTGCTTTTGAGTTTCCTAATCAACACTTCCAAAGATGTGGATTTACTTACTAGAAAAATGAATCATCATTAATGGGCTCGACAGCAGCAATGCAGCGGCATCTTTACTATATAATTTGGGCACGAATGTCGTATATGATGGCAGAAACTCCGCTTATTGTCGtttgattgaagatttgaaggcATTTATGAGAACCCTAAGCATAATTGGAAGGCTACCTTGAAATGCAATTATTTCAGAACTCTTTGGAGAATAGTTTCTACTGCAACTTTGGGTATCTTACTGCTGCCCACTTTGGTACAAACTATATGCTACATCATCCAAGTTGTGAAGAAGCTTTGTGTATTAAATTCTGGTAGCACATAATTGATCACATTGTACGTTCTGatgacattttattttactccttgcgtttagaaattaatttgttaaattgcTAGCTACtacttgaaaattttgaacataacatgaacaaaGATAAGTATTGTTTGAAATAATATGCCTTATCTTCACTTTCTTCATCTATTAGTACAAGCTTGTCCAATTTATGTTGTTCTTCTTGAAATTTCTCAATATAGACCATGGATGAGGGTGGAAAACACAATGTTGAAAAGGATTGACATGCTCGgttcacaacaacaacaacaagtaGACTTACCTCAAGCACCAAATAAATATAGACCAGCCCCAAGAGCATCACTGCCTCTAGTTAAAATTAGAGAACCTAGCGAAAATCAAGCACCAGGAAATCGACGGCCACCAGATGGAAGATGATCGATTTTACTTCATTCCTGCAAACCGGGGAGACTCACAGCATTACACCAAGATCTCACACCATTAAATCCCAAACAAAGCCAATCAAATTCTATCCTCTTCAGTGTTCGAAAGCAAGGTCCGTTGAGTTTAGTCCCTACATCATTGGCCCATCGGTTTACCAACAAATCTTGACTCATTTTGAGAACCTATCGGGCCCTACCTTCTGCGATGAACCAAGTGGCTTTGAGATTCATGTAGGCCCAACTCCCTCTCTTAAACCAAGCCTACCAGTTGTCCCATATGTTAatgggaaaaaaacaaacaaacaaaaacagtCGCCACGAGTACGTAGTGCTGAGATAGGTGAAATCATAGGAAGCTCCAAATAAATCTCTTGCTTACATCGTTGGCTCGTCACTCCACTCTAACAGTACAACAATTGTACACAACATTAAAAACGGAGAGCTTTATTGTCTCCGTTTGATCATCACTTGCTTCATCGGCTCTATGATCTTTCTGAAAGTCTCAGAAGTTATAGACGCGGCTACCAAAAGGGAAAAGAGTTTGTTCAGGTGAGGAAAACACTCACCATCACAATCtttttcttacaaatcaaataatgtTATGTGTATGCGGCGTGCGATTTAGAGACCTCATAGAATCAAACAACTCTTTAAATTGTTCCATAATCTCCTATTTTTATAGCTTATATTATTGAGaatcatttatcattttttatatcaagaaacaaggaaagaatgataataattacaggataatgaatgatatttttgttatatttttaggCTTATAACTAACTGCATATATGCCACCCGAGAGCAacctcttttaattttctttttattgtaaggCCGAACCTTGCAAGCACGTATATCATCTGTGAACATGTATGTTGTTCAGATGTTTGCTCTACATTAATTTCATCCAGTACCGGAGGTGGTGTTTACTTTCAATATCATCTGTGAACATGTAGCGTCAAATATTATCTTTATCTTATTCATCACttaatttgattttgtaattaTCATCAGACTgatctaatctcatcattatcACACAAGTTAGTTTTAAATGAATCATCTATATGTATGGGTCATGTCGGCCCAATTCCAGAGGTCCAAGGAATTAGCTCATGTCACCAATAATCATGTCTCTCAATACAATATAATTTCCAAaactccaaaaacaaaacataaattcatctatttCAGCCAACTACACAAGTTCCTCAACTGGTCCTCGCTACAATAATCCAATGAAATAACTTAACTACTCCTAAATCTCCATAAACTCCCATAGACATACTGAAATTCAACCTACCAAATAAAGTTTATCCAAAAGCAATAGTACCCTTAGGTACTCAACCCTCTATCATCAGCTAATCTTGCCCGCACTTTCTATTACTGATCACCAATTGAACTATCAAAatcaattgaaaatattatgaagataatgGGTGAgtcatcaacaactcagtaagcagagaacatatattagtatgtaaacatgagcattttcagagagttcagaatgcagtaacaaatcatttcagtttcaatatgcaGATCTCAAAACGTGTAACCAGAATATCCGAGCGGAACGACATTTCAAactattcatattaaaaaaccaactgttcatattcaaagaccatttggcataacatgattgaacatcttcatcttatcatatcatttcatatcgtaacgtatcgtatcgtatcaccatatcatatcatataccatgtttaatctCTGTGGTAGGATTGTACTATCCCTGACGGTCAAACCAGGTAGTATCAGAATGTGAATATTTCctttattcattctcggagtctcgagtgtgcacataggaaagaacacaaaaaaaaatcactttatttccaaagtggatgcactTATATCATAGAAATTGGTACCAGCCATATAACAGAATCAGAGCTATTGTATTAGAAtcagaaacataatcaaatacagaatcagaatatcatgccaaagatttttcatatgcatatcatatcaaatagaGTGCTAAGCATGTTCATATTattttcacataatcaaaaATGGATTTAGAATATCTTCATATAACATGCACaaaatttccagatttcatATTCaatcttttgcacatttcagaaacaacatgtcaaaatattgttcatatctacaccaatcatggcagaaaacattttatcttttatacaaatcatgagtaatgcagaacacatatctgaggttgttttcacatttcttttcaaaacatttcctttcaaaacatatcatgaacattttcataaatcaacctcagttcattttccttttatgcaaagtttagtataagaaccccgcttacctgactcttcaacttctctaaaaaaaattctcatagcCATAGCAATGTAAAGCAAATTGATCGTCACCTGGACATAATCAATAAATACCATACGTTAATACAAATAAACCGGTGCATCCAAAATGAACGTCACAAGACTCACAACTAAACGACTCTACGACAACAATCCCATGTTTCCAAATCTTCTAACTATAACATCAACATACTTAATCCATAATAATGCCTTGTTCCCAACCATGGCACAAGCCTCCACGCTCTTAcattaagggctcgtttggttGTTAGATTGCACTCAGCTCAGTTAAGTTTGGTTCAGAAGACCtcttctaacatccaaacactaacTCTCAATTTATTAagctcatcttaacttaaaacCTCTTTATACATGGGACACACGACCTTTTTCAACTCAGTACATTTTTACATGTGGGacccataacatttttcaacttcccataaatacatctaaactcatcttaccatccaaacacatctaaactcatcttggGTGAGGCTCACTGCACCATCCcaacttactattattcatagagaactcaactcagctcaacatccaaacgcagcctaataCTTTAGCCCAAACTCTTCAATTCCACTTTACTAAGCACAATGACAAGTCAAACAAACAGCATACACTTAACTCCCACCACGTCAGGCAATTAGACAGCCCATACTCCGGACATCTACAACCCACAAACCAACAAATAAAACACCACAAACAGTCCCCAAAATCACTTGTTTTAAAACAAGCCACCACctatttcatctcaacactAATTATTTCGATCACAATCACAACGCCCAATtcataatttctcaaattccaaTAATTTCACACAGCATACAATCAAAATCATGACTACACAGTTTCCCAACACTTCGTACCATATATCACAATATCAACGTCAAGTCCATAAATTTCACAAACCCTAACTACatcaatttaatataattcaaGACAGGGAGCTAGAAGTTATACCAAAGTTTGAAAGGCAGCAGTGTAAAGATGCACGATGTCACGAGCAGGGTGGTGAGCAGTGGAACTCCATGCGATGGAACTAATTGGGTCATAGTGGTTCAAACGGAGGGCATGTAGTGGATCAGCCTGGTGGCAAGGTCAATAAGAAATGGAGAGGGTATGGGACAGAAAGAAAGAGGGGTTATCACACCACCAAACAAAATCCTAGAGCGAAATGTAATCTTCGACGACCAGGAACCTAGTTTAGAGTTGTCGGCATTAGGTAATCACCAGAGCAATCAATCTCGGGACAAAGGGGTGAacggagagatagagagaaagagagcctCACCAGGGTGACAGCGAGCACCAGTGTACGCTAGCGTCGTGTGTTGGTCGTTAGCTGGGGTCGACGGGGAGGGACTGATCAACTGAGAAATAGAGAGGTGAGGGGGAAAATCGATGAGAAACCGAGGTTTGAGGAAGCAAGAAACAGAGGGAGCGAAAGTAGACAGAGGCATACCACTTACAGCATCGAACGGCGAGTACCGGCGGCGGTGGCGTTTCCATAATGGTGCCGAGTGACTTGGTacggagaagagagagagagagagagagaaactgagaTGAGAGATATTGTGAGAATGAGAAGAAACGGGAAGGGTAAAAATGGGGAAACTGAAATGATGGGGAGGAAAGAAACACGGGGAGAGGAATGACAGGGAGGGGAGGAGAGGGAATCGGGAGCGAGAAAACACCCACCCCAAAGGAAACGTTTCCTTCCTTCAGTGGGCTGGGCTTTCTAGTGGGCCTGGGCCTCGGGTCTGGGAGTTATATGTCAATTATTTTCAAAGGCTATAATTTCTGACCGGCCTGATCTAATGATTCTATGCATGTTATTGGAGATTCTGGACCTCTATTGATTGAGATATTTAGGATATCGACATTTTTATGTGTAGTTCCATCAGCTAATGCAGTACTCAACTCGTcacatacaataaaaaaaactcgttACATACAAAATTGATGCACCCAACCCCACTTACCATCCAAATTGGGTTCTTGATACCGCCGCTACGCATCACACGTGTCTGCATCAATCATGGTTTAACTCATATGAGTCATGTGAAGGCTTGGGTATTATTTTTCTAGGTCTATAAATAATGTATGACATGGTTTAATTTACTTTCAATACTGATAATGAGGTTTTTGGTCATGGCGACTAGgctaattaatttgtttgcttgtttattatgatttttttaattccacTGTAGTCACTCTTCTTTGTGTAAGCAGCCTGGGAGAAAGCCAATTAAAAGAAGCTTTGAGAGATGGAAAATGCAAATCAAAATGCTGAAATTCACCCACGGGAGGAAGCAAACACTTTGAGTACTGGAAATGGAAATGATGATCAACATAGAGAGTTGGTAAATAGCATCAAAGAAATGGTTGAAAGCTTGGAGCCTCCCTCATTGAACAACTCATCATGTTGTATCTACAAGATTCCAACAGGTATTCGCAAATTGAACATGGAAGCCTATACTCCTGAGGTTATATCGATAGGGCCTTTCCACCATGGCAGCAAAAGATTAGAAACCATGGAAAAGTTGAAACTGAAATATTTTAAGAGATTCCTGCAGCGTATTGCCTTCAAGGTGGAGATTTTAGTAAATGAGATAAAGCTGCATGAAGAAAGAGTGCGTGGTTGTTACGCAGAAAGCATCAAGCTTAACAGTGACGATTTTGTGAAACTAATTTTGGTAGATGGGAGctttattattgaatttttttacggCTTGTGCTCCCGAGGATCACAAACTGCTATTCATGAGGACCATATACTGATAGACCCAATATCGTGGCAAACAATGATTTTGGACTTGCAGTTACTTGAAAATCAACTTCCTCTCTTTGTTATTGAGATATTATTCGGCCTTGCGTGTGCACGgcgttttgaatatcgtacatTCACTTCACTTGCCATTGATTTGTTTCAGAGGATTCACTCTCGAAAATTACCTCAAAATCTTCAAGTGGATGCAAGACACTTTGCTGATTTGGCCAGAACATTTTTACTTCCATCATCTAGAAAGCTAGTGCCACGACATGAAAGTAATCTTGCTAGAGCTGATCATTTATATACTGCAAGTCAGTTGTACCAGGCTGGAGTGAAGTTTAAGGTGAGCTCAAGCAAATGCTTACTTGACCTGAAATTCACCAACGGAACGTTGGAAATTCCATGCATAAAACTGTATAATTCGACGGAGACCAGATATCGAAACGTCATAGCATTTGAGCAATGCCATTATCCATTTGAGTCACATTTTACAGACTACATTGTACTATTGAGTTTCCTAATCAACACTCCCAAAGACGTGGATTTACTTATTAGAAAAGGAATCATCATTAATGGGTTTGGCAGCAACAATGCAGTGGCATCTTTACTCAATAATTTGGGCACGAATGTTGTATATGATGGCAGGAACTCTGCTTATTGTGGtttgtttgaagatttgaatGCATTCTATGAGAACCCTAAGCATACTTGGAAGGCTACCTTAAAACGCGATTATTTCAGCACTCCTTGGAGAATAGCTTCTACTGCAGCTGCTGGTATCTTACTGCTG belongs to Juglans regia cultivar Chandler chromosome 8, Walnut 2.0, whole genome shotgun sequence and includes:
- the LOC108987744 gene encoding uncharacterized protein LOC108987744, with the protein product MTQLVPSHGVPLLTTLLVTSCIFTLLPFKLCLASFKALEVLKALWDEEDELEGLRRRRRKKIKACSLPEFDEQIAGSRVTGDPARAAVRVINNIGWSAGLLHSTIAREDNFLFTSTEFVSSCAVV
- the LOC118349224 gene encoding UPF0481 protein At3g47200-like: MENANQNAEIHPREEANTLSTGNGNDDQHRELVNSIKEMVESLEPPSLNNSSCCIYKIPTGIRKLNMEAYTPEVISIGPFHHGSKRLETMEKLKLKYFKRFLQRIAFKVEILVNEIKLHEERVRGCYAESIKLNSDDFVKLILVDGSFIIEFFYGLCSRGSQTAIHEDHILIDPISWQTMILDLQLLENQLPLFVIEILFGLACARRFEYRTFTSLAIDLFQRIHSRKLPQNLQVDARHFADLARTFLLPSSRKLVPRHESNLARADHLYTASQLYQAGVKFKVSSSKCLLDLKFTNGTLEIPCIKLYNSTETRYRNVIAFEQCHYPFESHFTDYIVLLSFLINTPKDVDLLIRKGIIINGFGSNNAVASLLNNLGTNVVYDGRNSAYCGLFEDLNAFYENPKHTWKATLKRDYFSTPWRIASTAAAGILLLLTLIQTICSIIQVVKMY